A genomic region of Trichothermofontia sichuanensis B231 contains the following coding sequences:
- a CDS encoding septal ring lytic transglycosylase RlpA family protein, whose product MLFLGLVWVTAWTNCFVASAPLPAERLNLQAHDCRGTLAGWFNDQLIPIQRGFGTLPPLAQKVEIRRVGHRWVSDRHSFQVWVGPTLIATLPNRVRAEDLAGSVQRLLRDVHLNPAAIVPTLVSGQPAIEHRNRVYLVVDPQFAAELNRNAELAVIQWVNQLRVALAAAPLALTTAQAQMYGLSETPETLSGLASWYGPYFHGRLTATGEAFDQTELTAAHPFLPFGTYLKVTNLNNGNTVIVRINDRGPYIDDRSLDLSREAARQLDSEMTGVVPYQAIVMEPTRTTLVAQR is encoded by the coding sequence ATGTTGTTTTTAGGACTGGTCTGGGTGACTGCCTGGACCAATTGTTTTGTCGCCTCAGCCCCGCTGCCGGCTGAGCGGTTGAATCTCCAAGCTCACGATTGTCGCGGGACACTGGCCGGGTGGTTCAATGATCAACTCATACCGATCCAGCGCGGCTTCGGAACGCTGCCCCCGCTAGCCCAAAAGGTGGAGATCCGTCGTGTTGGCCATCGCTGGGTATCCGATCGCCATAGTTTTCAGGTCTGGGTAGGGCCAACCCTGATCGCTACTCTACCCAATCGGGTTAGGGCGGAAGACCTTGCCGGCAGCGTGCAGCGGTTGTTGCGGGATGTTCACCTCAATCCGGCGGCGATCGTACCCACGCTGGTGTCCGGTCAACCCGCGATTGAACATCGTAATCGGGTTTACCTGGTGGTTGATCCACAATTCGCCGCTGAGTTAAACCGCAATGCGGAATTAGCTGTCATTCAGTGGGTGAACCAACTGCGAGTAGCCCTAGCGGCTGCCCCCTTGGCACTGACAACCGCCCAAGCCCAAATGTACGGTTTGAGTGAAACACCCGAAACCCTATCAGGACTAGCATCCTGGTATGGTCCCTATTTTCATGGACGCTTAACGGCAACGGGCGAAGCCTTTGACCAGACTGAATTAACAGCAGCCCATCCCTTCCTGCCCTTTGGTACCTACCTGAAAGTGACTAACTTGAATAACGGCAACACGGTCATCGTGCGGATTAACGATCGCGGCCCCTATATCGATGATCGCAGCCTGGATCTCTCACGGGAAGCCGCCCGCCAACTCGATAGTGAAATGACGGGCGTGGTTCCCTATCAAGCGATCGTTATGGAACCCACGCGTACGACTCTGGTCGCCCAACGATAA
- a CDS encoding NAD(P)H-quinone oxidoreductase subunit N, producing MDFATLAAQLNAGTILPEGIIIVTLLVVTIGDLIVGRLSSVRWSPYVTIVGLLLSLIPLYQQWLSMGNPIAFLGEFNSDALSLIFRAMIALSAAVTAAMSIRYIDQTGTPLAEFLIVLMTATLGGMLLSGADELVAVFVALETLSISSYLLTGYTKRDPRSNEAALKYLLIGASSSAIFLYGASLLYGLSGGETRLSAIAASLANGGEGQSLGLVVALVFVIAGIAFKISAVPFHQWTPDVYEGSPTPVVAFLSVGSKAAGFALAIRMLVTAFPLLSEEWHFILAALAILSMILGNVVALAQTSMKRLLAYSSIGQAGFVMLGLIAGTEAGYASAIFYLLVYLFMNLGGFICVILFTLRTGTDEIAEYAGLYQKDPLLTLGLSLCLLSLGGIPPMAGFFGKLYLFWAGWQAGLYSLVLIALVTSVISIYYYIRVVKMMVVKEPQEMSESVKNYPPITWNLPGMRALQVSLILMVVATSLAGILSNPLFILANDSVTRTDMLQASLQTPPPNTQLAAR from the coding sequence ATGGATTTTGCGACCCTCGCGGCCCAACTCAACGCTGGCACAATCCTGCCAGAAGGCATCATCATCGTCACCTTACTGGTGGTCACGATTGGGGATCTGATCGTCGGACGCCTCAGTTCGGTACGGTGGTCTCCCTATGTGACGATCGTCGGTCTCCTGCTCTCCCTGATTCCTCTCTACCAGCAATGGCTGAGTATGGGCAACCCGATCGCCTTCCTGGGTGAGTTTAATAGTGATGCCCTCAGTCTGATCTTTCGTGCCATGATTGCCCTATCGGCGGCAGTCACGGCGGCCATGTCGATTCGCTACATCGACCAAACGGGGACTCCCCTAGCTGAGTTCCTGATCGTTTTAATGACAGCTACCCTGGGCGGGATGCTCCTGAGTGGTGCAGATGAATTGGTAGCGGTCTTCGTCGCCCTGGAGACCCTGAGTATCTCGTCCTACCTGCTAACGGGATATACCAAGCGTGATCCCCGATCAAATGAGGCAGCCCTGAAATATCTGCTGATTGGGGCCTCCAGTTCTGCGATTTTCCTCTACGGAGCCTCGTTACTCTATGGTCTGTCCGGGGGCGAAACGCGTTTGAGCGCGATCGCGGCCAGCTTAGCTAACGGTGGTGAGGGTCAATCCTTGGGATTAGTCGTGGCGCTGGTGTTTGTCATTGCCGGCATTGCCTTTAAGATTTCAGCGGTACCGTTTCACCAGTGGACACCGGATGTGTATGAGGGATCCCCAACCCCTGTGGTTGCCTTCCTATCCGTTGGGTCGAAGGCTGCCGGATTTGCCCTGGCGATTCGGATGTTGGTGACGGCCTTTCCGCTGCTGTCGGAGGAATGGCACTTTATCCTGGCCGCCCTCGCAATCCTCAGCATGATTTTGGGAAATGTCGTAGCCTTGGCGCAAACCAGTATGAAGCGGTTGTTGGCCTATTCGTCGATCGGGCAAGCTGGGTTTGTGATGCTGGGACTCATTGCCGGGACGGAAGCCGGGTATGCCAGTGCCATTTTCTACCTACTGGTTTACCTGTTCATGAACCTGGGCGGCTTTATTTGCGTCATCCTCTTCACGCTGCGTACCGGCACCGATGAGATTGCCGAATACGCAGGTCTCTATCAAAAAGATCCCCTGTTAACCCTGGGCCTAAGCCTCTGTTTGCTCTCCCTCGGGGGAATTCCGCCCATGGCTGGTTTCTTTGGCAAGCTCTATCTCTTCTGGGCTGGTTGGCAGGCAGGTCTCTATAGCCTTGTCCTGATTGCCCTAGTGACCAGTGTGATTTCGATTTACTACTACATCCGCGTGGTCAAAATGATGGTGGTCAAGGAACCCCAGGAAATGTCGGAGTCAGTGAAAAACTACCCCCCGATCACCTGGAACCTACCGGGGATGCGTGCCCTCCAGGTCAGCCTGATCCTAATGGTGGTGGCCACCTCCCTCGCTGGCATCCTCTCGAATCCATTGTTCATCCTGGCTAACGACTCCGTCACCCGCACGGATATGCTCCAAGCCAGTTTGCAAACGCCCCCGCCTAATACCCAACTGGCAGCCCGTTAA
- a CDS encoding DMT family transporter yields the protein MTRNTLLLLLTSILCGVGGQFLLKAGATALGPVSSDNLGQKLLHMTLQPLLWGGLGLYGIGAIAYIMVLSRAKLSAAAPVIAMSYVFTVLGGNFIFGEAIPLIRWVGVAFIIAGVIMVVSS from the coding sequence ATGACCAGAAATACTTTATTGCTCCTGCTGACATCCATCCTCTGTGGGGTGGGTGGCCAGTTTTTACTCAAGGCGGGGGCAACGGCATTAGGACCTGTAAGTTCAGACAATCTGGGCCAAAAGTTGCTCCACATGACCCTGCAACCCCTCCTGTGGGGAGGCTTAGGGCTGTACGGGATTGGGGCGATCGCCTACATCATGGTCCTATCGCGAGCCAAACTCAGCGCGGCTGCACCTGTCATCGCCATGAGTTACGTGTTTACAGTCTTGGGGGGCAACTTTATCTTTGGTGAGGCGATCCCTCTGATTCGCTGGGTAGGAGTTGCCTTCATTATTGCGGGTGTCATTATGGTGGTTTCCTCCTAA
- a CDS encoding glycosyltransferase family 39 protein: MLHKTALKSLVLPRSRSVTAGESRQLVWPWVRLFVVACLVLGIFFRFYNLGYKVYWSDETMTSLRISGYTTEQLVANAFNGHPLSVAEIVQTYQVPDPDRPLSDTLAALASHPEHSPLFYLLARYWSQGWPDPVLATRSLAALISLGLFPAIYWLCQELFQSSWVGWGAMALVAVSPLQVLYAQEARQYSLWALTVVLASAALLRAMRVKSLAAWGLYTLMLALSFYTHLFSGLVALGHGLYVVAIVAEERWQRWQLNQRFQPSSAIGLQTSPRLPPHLAKSQRQFGHDARGSLKAGVLYFSLAAYGVASLAALILFSPWLWIVITRADRVQEATEWVTADRENLIAHWLLNLNRLFFDMNQGTSLFNPLLYLTAALTGYAVYFLWRTTLPRIWLFIVCQMGVTSLGLILPDLLLGGRRSTIGRYLIPCHIAVQLAVAYLLTLKVMGSPSAQTLPFGVTHSSGLGDDRSTPPSRHCTDQTTIPQAWFAPAYRWRQVVALVALSGVLSCLVSAHVAVWWHKSPTKSRHNPRVAEVVNQAEHPLVISNEPPTLILPLCHLLAPTVTLQLIQNEDLPTIPDGYSEVFLYRSSDELQQVLSEELGFDLLPAAPHWLQRLELRASGTAARELAPPLGPPA, from the coding sequence ATGTTACATAAAACCGCGCTGAAGTCGCTGGTCTTACCTCGTTCGCGTAGCGTCACCGCCGGGGAATCGCGCCAGTTGGTGTGGCCCTGGGTGCGCCTATTTGTAGTGGCCTGTCTTGTGCTGGGGATTTTCTTTCGCTTCTATAACCTGGGCTACAAGGTTTACTGGAGCGATGAAACTATGACCTCGTTGCGGATCTCTGGCTATACCACTGAGCAGTTGGTCGCCAATGCCTTTAATGGTCACCCCCTCTCCGTGGCAGAAATCGTGCAAACCTATCAGGTCCCTGACCCTGATCGTCCCCTCTCAGATACCCTCGCTGCGCTGGCCAGCCATCCCGAACATTCTCCTTTGTTCTACCTTCTGGCTCGCTACTGGTCCCAGGGATGGCCTGATCCGGTATTGGCAACCCGCAGTCTAGCGGCCCTGATCAGCCTGGGGCTTTTCCCAGCGATTTACTGGTTATGTCAGGAACTGTTTCAATCCAGTTGGGTGGGCTGGGGAGCGATGGCGTTGGTCGCGGTTTCCCCCTTGCAGGTCCTCTATGCCCAGGAAGCCCGTCAGTATAGTTTATGGGCGTTGACGGTTGTCCTGGCGAGTGCTGCCCTGTTGCGGGCCATGCGGGTTAAATCCCTTGCCGCCTGGGGCCTTTATACCCTCATGCTGGCGTTGAGTTTCTATACCCACCTTTTCTCCGGGTTAGTTGCCCTAGGACATGGCCTCTATGTCGTGGCGATCGTGGCTGAGGAGCGATGGCAACGGTGGCAACTGAATCAACGTTTTCAACCCTCATCGGCGATCGGCCTCCAAACTTCACCCCGGCTTCCCCCTCACCTTGCCAAATCCCAAAGGCAATTCGGGCACGATGCTAGGGGGAGCCTTAAGGCAGGGGTACTATACTTTTCCCTGGCAGCTTACGGGGTTGCCAGTCTTGCTGCCCTAATCCTGTTTTCGCCGTGGCTGTGGATTGTCATTACCCGTGCTGATCGCGTGCAGGAAGCGACGGAATGGGTGACTGCCGATCGTGAGAACTTGATTGCCCACTGGTTGTTAAACCTCAATCGTCTCTTCTTTGACATGAACCAGGGGACGAGTCTCTTTAACCCTCTACTTTATTTGACAGCAGCTTTAACGGGCTATGCGGTGTACTTTCTCTGGCGCACGACGTTGCCCCGTATCTGGCTGTTTATTGTTTGTCAGATGGGGGTGACCAGTTTGGGATTGATCCTCCCGGACCTGTTGCTGGGGGGACGGCGATCGACGATCGGTCGCTATCTCATTCCGTGCCATATTGCGGTTCAACTGGCTGTGGCTTATTTGCTGACGCTGAAGGTAATGGGTAGCCCCTCTGCCCAAACCCTACCCTTTGGGGTGACGCATTCGTCGGGATTGGGCGACGATCGCAGCACACCCCCCAGCAGGCATTGTACTGATCAGACGACCATACCCCAGGCGTGGTTTGCCCCTGCTTACCGGTGGCGGCAAGTGGTTGCCCTGGTTGCCTTGAGTGGTGTTCTCTCTTGTCTGGTGAGCGCCCACGTGGCCGTCTGGTGGCATAAAAGCCCTACCAAGAGCCGTCACAATCCCCGTGTGGCCGAGGTAGTCAACCAGGCTGAGCACCCCCTGGTCATCAGCAATGAACCTCCCACATTGATTTTGCCGTTGTGTCACCTCTTAGCCCCGACAGTTACCCTCCAACTAATCCAGAATGAAGATCTACCCACGATCCCGGATGGCTACAGTGAGGTGTTCCTCTATCGTTCGTCGGATGAGCTACAGCAGGTGCTGAGTGAGGAACTGGGGTTTGATCTGCTCCCAGCAGCCCCCCACTGGTTACAACGGCTGGAACTGCGTGCGTCCGGCACCGCTGCCAGAGAGTTAGCCCCACCCCTAGGCCCCCCAGCTTAA
- a CDS encoding glycosyltransferase family protein — MPTKVIAATLLCDRKVRSQLVAIPAMLKIEGLDRLYINIESNLRGQKFEAAYRPLRDFLRAGTSVPVDVDIWSWESTWRQQPTYDQDQRRLDAIVIARNMARAYMLRTDATHLLFIDADVIVSPDGLQKLLALDHPVCGGLVPGRGAHGHVYYVFGPRRSVPEHPEVIECSHGTCGYMLIRRDVLSTLAFRFGASRETPGKALSEDPAFCSDAFLNGFGRYWIHTGVKAAHWDDPQDPLVAAMAAKDEEIPL, encoded by the coding sequence ATGCCTACGAAGGTGATTGCGGCCACGCTCTTGTGTGATCGGAAGGTGCGATCGCAGTTAGTCGCTATTCCCGCTATGCTCAAAATTGAGGGCCTCGATCGACTCTATATCAACATTGAAAGTAACCTGCGGGGGCAGAAGTTTGAGGCGGCCTATCGACCTCTACGGGATTTTCTGCGAGCGGGGACCTCAGTGCCGGTGGATGTGGACATCTGGTCCTGGGAGAGCACTTGGCGACAACAACCCACCTATGACCAGGATCAACGCCGCCTGGATGCCATTGTGATCGCCCGTAATATGGCTCGTGCTTATATGCTCCGGACGGATGCCACCCATCTTCTCTTTATTGATGCGGATGTGATTGTGTCGCCCGATGGTCTGCAAAAGTTGCTGGCGCTGGATCATCCCGTTTGTGGGGGCTTGGTACCCGGTCGGGGTGCCCACGGTCATGTCTATTATGTATTTGGCCCCCGGCGATCGGTGCCAGAACACCCGGAAGTGATTGAGTGTAGCCACGGTACCTGTGGTTATATGCTGATCCGGCGGGATGTGCTGAGTACCCTGGCATTTCGATTTGGGGCATCCCGTGAGACACCGGGTAAGGCGCTGTCGGAAGATCCGGCGTTTTGTTCCGATGCGTTTCTCAATGGGTTTGGTCGCTACTGGATTCACACGGGCGTGAAGGCAGCCCATTGGGATGATCCCCAAGATCCCTTGGTGGCGGCAATGGCTGCGAAGGATGAGGAGATTCCGCTGTAG
- a CDS encoding DUF29 domain-containing protein produces the protein MEPQMQARPTSLYDTDYQLWLAQTVAQLKAQNFSSLDLENLIEEIESLGRSQKQAISSYLMRLCEHLLKIKYWDAERDMCFRGWKLEVRNFRLQIQAELETSPSLKAFLQDIFAKQYKNGRKLFLDASDLSAILIPQEPDFTLEQALDEDWLPWPSASLSSPAAPTAESPHPSQPLPPPRDLGDHPNGLPSRPCESSSDQTH, from the coding sequence ATGGAACCTCAAATGCAAGCTAGACCTACCTCGTTATACGATACTGACTACCAACTTTGGTTGGCGCAGACGGTTGCTCAATTGAAAGCACAGAATTTCAGCAGTCTGGATTTGGAAAACTTGATCGAGGAGATTGAAAGCTTGGGTAGAAGCCAAAAACAGGCAATTTCGAGCTATCTCATGCGGCTGTGTGAGCATCTGCTCAAAATCAAGTATTGGGACGCTGAACGAGACATGTGCTTTAGAGGTTGGAAGTTAGAAGTGCGAAATTTTCGACTGCAAATCCAAGCAGAATTAGAAACCAGTCCAAGCTTGAAAGCATTCTTGCAGGATATTTTTGCCAAACAATACAAAAATGGTAGAAAGCTATTTCTAGATGCTAGCGATTTAAGTGCAATACTCATTCCCCAAGAGCCAGACTTTACCCTGGAACAAGCCCTGGATGAAGACTGGCTGCCCTGGCCATCCGCATCGCTATCCTCCCCCGCCGCCCCTACAGCGGAATCTCCTCATCCTTCGCAGCCATTGCCGCCACCAAGGGATCTTGGGGATCATCCCAATGGGCTGCCTTCACGCCCGTGTGAATCCAGTAGCGACCAAACCCATTGA